AGGACGACGCCGAGAACAAGGGTAATACGCATAATGTTGATGGCGACAGCGTATACTTGGTCTTCGGTGCCGATACGTCCGAGGACGATCTCGACGCGTGGGTCGCCGAACACAAAGACGAGATCACCGAGGGATCGAGAGACTCCATCACACAAGTTGTTCAATATCATGATGTCTCCCAGCTTAACGTCAATCAGCAGGCTACCGCCGTCAGTATCGCTATTGATGACGGAGAGGCGACGGCAATTCAGCAGGCCAACCAGAATAACAACAATACCCAAAAGGGACACGCTGAGTCGATAAACATCTCAGAAACAGAGAACAGTGAGACGTTCAACGACGTCAGCAACGTGTACATTGTCTTCGCCGAGGAGACCGGATACCGAGAATTCAACGGCTGGGTCGTGAGGGACGAGACCTACCAAAGCGAGCAGTCTGCCCAGGTGACGATTGAGCAGTCTCAGACGGTCAATCAGTTGAACTACAGCAGCCAGAGCGCTGCCGTCGCCATCGCTGAAGGTGGCAGCGACGCCGAGGCCTACCAGCAGAGTGCGCAGACGAACGAGAACTACCAGCACGCCGAGGCAGCCGCGGTGAATGTCAGTAGTAACGAGAAGGAGACAGGTGACGGTCAGGAGGCACTGGAATCGGTTGAACAGTGGCAGGAAGTGGCCCAACTCAACGTCAGTGAGCAGGGCGTCGCGATCGCGATCGCCGTCGGTAGTGGCAGCGTTGCGGAGGCGTGCCAAGTAAGTGCACAGTGTAATCTCAACGAGCAGGTCGCTGACGCGACCGCGATCAACTTTGAATGGACGTCCGCCGACGAAGTCGTCGCTAACGCGGACATGGTCGGCGAATTCTCAGACGAGGAGATGAACCGCACTGATGATGGTTCGTCTCAATCGAACACCCAGGAAGAATCCGCTAATATCACGCAGGTTCAGAGCGTCGGACAAGAGAACATCAGCTTACAGAACGCCGCGATCGCCGTCGGAACCGACGATAGCACCGCAACAGCTCGACAGGAGAGCTATCAGGCAAACTTGAATGCACAGGTCGCATCCGTGGAAGCGCTGAACGTCCAAGATTCTCACTGCAGCGCGACCGTAGTGGTGAGCGGAAAGGACACGAACGGCGACAAATCGTGGGCTATCGCCTACGAGAATGGCGACAATGAGACCGCACAGCAGATGGCTACCGCTGAAATCAACCAACTACAGTTCATTGAACAACTGAACGTCAACGAACAAAACGGCGCGATTGCGTACGCCGCTAACAGCGACGATGCGGTGGCCGAGCAGCTAAATTACCAGTTGAACAAGAACGTACAGGTAGCGGAAACAAGCGCTGTCAATGAAGGTGAAGGTGGAGGTAAGAAGGACAAGGGGAAAAAGAAAAAGAAGGTGAGAAAGTGCTCTATTGAAAATGCGGTACGGCGCTAAGATCATAGCTTCTTAGCGGTCTTTTTGATGTAATGGAAAGTGAACACGAGGACGATCTCCCGGAACTGGCGGTACCAGAACCGCGAATGCAGGGCGAGGCTTGCATTCGCAGTTTTGCAATCTCTTTCGCTTGATCGGCCGTCTCGCCGGTTTCAGCGATCGATTCGTTGACCTCATGGATTTGGCTGGCGATCTTCTTGCGGTTGCGCTCGGCACGGCTCTGTTCCTGCTGGAGATCGTCGATACGCTCCTCGAGGCGTCACACTGGAACAATGTTGACTCCAACCTCGAGGACTCCGGCAATGATGAAGCAGATGGACGCACTCACAATACCATTGAAACACGAGAGCCTGACGCTGTATGGTGATTCACCAAAACCAATAATATTATTATCAGCTACTGTCAATGGTCATCATCGTGGCTGCCATCCCCGCCTTCACTACTTTCGTGTCCACCGTGCCCGCTGTCACCACCGCTTCGAACCATCTCATTCAGTTCGCGGATCTTCTCGTGAGTACCGTCGGGTAATTCAGACTGCGGCTCGGCCATTCCAGGCTGGTCGTCGAGCTGGGGATCACCGACGACAACGCACCCGAGCATCCCTGTGTTTTCGTGTGGGCGACAGTAATAGTCATAGACTCCTTCAGTTTCGAATGTGTGTTCAAAGGTTGCCCCTTGGTCGTCGATTTCCCCGCTATCCCATGCCTTAGCGTCATCAGGAATCCTCTGGGGCTTGTCGTTCGCCGGTGCATAAGCGGTCGTCGTATGAGAACCGCTCTCGAGCGTCCACGTGATCGTCTCTCCAAGTTCGATTTCAGCGACATGGGGCTCGAAGTGAGTTCCAGAGTCATTCGTCACCATTGTCACTTCGGCTACACTCTCAGACGTACTATCCGTTTCATTGCTCTCATTGTCGAGATCCTCGCTCGAGTTAGTAGCCCCCTCATCCGAGTTGGCATCGTTCTCTGATTGGTCGTCTTCGGTCAGACAACCGGCAAGTCCAGTTACAATTGCACCACTAGCTATCCCAAGTACGTGCCGCCGATATGGTTGATCGCTCATTGTGATTGCTAAATTGGCGATTCGTCTCCTTTCCTTATCAAGCAGAGTAGGGCGCTAAAACCTCGCGCTTCAGCGCGGGGATACAGCGCCCGCACGTAGTTTTAAGAGGTTCTACGGCGGACTGAATGCTATCCGAGGCGGTCTATCCGCCCTATCCCAATGAGACAGTATCGGGATTCGCCCTTTCGTCGTGGAAGGCACCCCTTCCATTAGACGAACAGGGTGCAGGAAGCACAAGATAACTCCGAATCCCCGTCTTCTCAACGGTGGATAGGGGTAACGGTAGCGTGGCACTGCCAGCATTCCCTCGGGGATGTGAAACCGTAAATCTCCCAACTCAGCAAGCTTCGGCTTGTGGGAAGCTCCGCCGTTTACGGCGGAGAGGATGTCACTCGGCATATAATGTCAAACTCGTTGGTTTACTTCGACTGTTCGAGCCTGTCGTGGCGGGCTTCGAACTCTTCGTCAGTGAGATCGCCGCGAGCGTATGCCTGGCGATCTGGAGGAGCGTCGAGGGACGGTACCAGCTCCACCAGTCGAGGTACGCCACTCCGAACAGACTTCCAACGTAGACGATCCATGCTGTCCAGCCGAGCCAGAACGTCCAGTTGCGGGTGCCGTGGGTCCAGAACCGGACTGACTGGCTCCGGATACTCACGAGAAGTCCACCGAGCAGTATCCCTCCGGACAGGAGTCCAAGGCCAAACAGCGATGTCTTGATGACGGGCATGGGTGAGATTGTGGGTTACGCAGGCAGGGAGAGATCTACATTCCCTAGTCTGCGGGCGTTAATCGCGACGATGATCGTCGACAGCGACATAAACACGGCGCCGATCGCCGGCGACAGGAGGATACCGATGGGTGCGAGAATCCCCGCCGCAAGCGGGAGCGCGAATACGTTGTAGCCGGTCGCCCAGACAAGATTTTCCTGCATCTTCCGGTAGCTCGCCTTCGACAGTCGGATGAGCCGCACCACATCCACCGGGTTGTTGTCGACGAGGATGATATCGCCCGATTCGATGGCGACGTCGGTCCCCGATCCGATGGCGATACCGACGTCAGCTCTCGTGAGCGCCGGCGCGTCGTTGACACCGTCGCCGACCATCGCGACGAATTTCCCTTCCGACTGGAGCCGTTCGACCTTCGTGTCCTTCTCCTCGGGCAGCACCTCCGCGAAGTACTGGTCAATACCGAGTTCCTCGGACACAGCCCTCGCGACATCCTCGCTGTCGCCAGTGAGCATTGCCACTTCGATGCCCATCCCGTGCAGCGCCTCGATAGCCTGCCGGCTTTCTTCCCGAATGACGTCTGCCAGCGCGAACGCTGCGGCGATCTCGGATTCATCGTGGACCAGGTAGATGATCGTCTGTGCGTTCGAGCCGGCTTCCTCAGCGAAGGCAGCGATATCGTCAGGTCGTTCGATGCCGAGTTTCTCGATCAGGTTGGGGCCACCCAGATGAACCGTCTTGCCATCGACGGTGGCTCTGACACCGAGACCGCGAAGGTTCTCGAAGTTCGAGACGCTCGCTCGCTGCACCTCCCGTTCCTCAGCAGCATCCCGGATGGCGCGAGCGATCATATGTTCGGAGTCGCCCTCGACACCAGCGGCGATTTCGAACACGCGCTCTTCACTCCAGTCGCCTGCCGTCTCGACGTCGACGACGCCCTGTTCGCCCTTCGTGAGCGTGCCCGTCTTGTCGAACATCACCGTATCGAGGTTACGAGATTCCTCCATGGCTATGCGGTCGCGGATGAGCATCCCGTTCTGGGCAGCGGTCGAGGTGTTGATTGCGACAACGAGCGGGACGGCCAGGCCAAGTGCGTGGGGACACGCGATGACGAGAACCGTGACCACGCGTTCGAGAACACCGATGTTGAACCCGACTGCGACGATCCACGCGACGGCCGTAATGCCCGCAACGGCGAGTGCGACGTAGAACAGCCACCCTGCTGCGCGGTCCGCCAGGAGCTGCGTGCGGGATTTGGACTGCCGGGCTTCATCAACGAGCCGCATGATGCCTGCCAACGTCGTCTCCTCGCCCGTCTTAGTGATTCTGATGCGGAGGCTCCCGTCCTGGTTGACCGTCCCGGCGACCACTTCTGAGCCGGGTTCTTTGCCCACGGACCTGGACTCGCCGGTGATCATCGATTCGTCGACGGACGACTCGCCCTCGGCGACCTCGCCGTCGGCGGGAACCGAAGCACCGGGACGAACGAGTACGACGTCGTCCTCAGAGAGTTCGTCGACTGGCACTTCCTCGGTATCCCCACTCTCGGTGACGCGCTCGGCGGTGTCGGGCATGAGCTTCGCCAGTTCGTCGAGCGCACCGGAGGCCTGTCGGACCGAGCGCATCTCCATCCAGTGGCCCAGCAGCATGATGTCGATCAGCGTGACCAGTTCCCAGAAGAACGGCGTCGTCCCTTCGAGAAACAGGCTCGCGATCGAGTAGACGAACGCAACGGTGATCGCCAGCGAGATCAGCATCATCATCCCTGGCTCACGGTTCTCGAGTTCCGTCCGGGCCATCGAGAGGAACGGCACGCCACCGTACGCGAAGATCACGACTGAGAGGACGGGTGTGATCCAGACGCTTCCAGGGAACGACGGCGCCGTGTAGCCGAAGACATCCTGAATGAACTCGCTGAAGAAGATGACCGGCACCGAGAGCACGAGCGACACCCAGAACCGCCGCCGGAACATCTGCTCGTGGCCCGTGTGGTCCGTGTGGGCGGCGTGATCTTCGTGCCTTCCCTCGTGGACGTCCGCGCCTTGGTCGTGTGCATCGTGATCGTGTTCGCCCTCTCCAGTATGGGCGTGGCTGTGTCCGGGCTCGGCTTCGGGATTGTGGTGTGCGTGTTCGTCGGTGCTTCCGGGTTCCGTGGTAGTCTCGCCCGTCCGGTCGTGGTTCGTGTGCTCGGAAGAGTGGGGAGGCTCCGTGGTAGATGAGGGATCTGTCGCTCGCCTCCTTCCATCTGCTTCTAACTGGCAAATACGGCAGCAGTAGACGGGTCTCTCGGAATTAGTTTCCGACGAAGCGTCCCGTGTACGCTCGTGGTCTATGTGGTTGCTCATGGGTTGGGTGTTGGTGCCATTCCCCCATTATTCTGTCCGGGACCTGATACTGCGCGGGACGATCAGGGCAGGCGGACTCGGAAGAGAACGACGAGGTGGTTGTCCGCGAACGTTCTGGGTGCTCTCAGGCGTGGGCTGTGTATCCAGCGTCTTCGACGGCTTGCACGAGGGCCGTGACGTCGGCGTCACCATCGACACTCGCCTGTTCGGCCTCACGATCGGCGGTGGCGTCAGTCACACTAGACACGCCTTGAAGTGCCTCTTCGACTGTCTGTTCACAATGGCCGCAGGTCATTCCCGCGACGGTGATCGTTTGACTCATTCCAGTGAGAGATACGGACGGCTCCTCTTTGTCGTTTGCTGCTTCGATACTGCTGTTCGAACGGCCGTAAAACGACGCATTCCAAAGTATCTGCTGGGGAATCGTATTGTATCCTGGATCCCTATCGCCTAGTATGCGGGACTTGGACGAAACCGACATGGAGATTCTCTCACAGTTAGCCGAGAACGCCCGTCGCCCGTTCAGCGCGATCGGCGAGGAAGTTGGCCTCTCGGGGCCAGCGGTTTCAGATCGCGTCACACGGCTCCAAGAGACCGGGGTCATCAACCACTTCACTATCGATGTCGACCGTACCAAACTCAGAGCTGGTGTGCCGGTACTTGTCCAGCTAGATAACCCATCTGAGTCATTCGACGCGGTTCGTGAGCGGGTCAGGAATGATGACGCCGTCGAACACATGTTCATTACGTCCGAGGGAGACCTCTGGTTCTACGGACGTGCAGAAGCACAGAACGTCCGGGTGTGGGTGAACACACTTCTGGATGGCGCTGACTCGGTTGATTACACAGTCACGTTAGTCGACGAAGTCGAGTGGACGCCATCGATCGACGGCGTCGAGTTCGCACTCACGTGTGCCGAGTGCAGTAATACTGTGGATTCTGAGGGGGAGACGAGTCGTATTGGCGGAGAACTCTATCATTTCTGTTGTCCATCGTGTCAGAGTCGATTCAAAGATCGACACCAACGTCTCGAAGAGGGCGTGTAGCGCTGACGTTGGTTTGGAACCGAAAGTAAACGCCGTTGATTACCCTCACTATCCAAGTAGAAACTCACCTAACGGAGTAGCCCCTATAGTATGATAATGGAAACACGCACAGCACATCTCGACATCACAGGGATGACCTGTGCCAACTGCTCGGGGACAGTTAGCGACGCCCTGGAGTCACTCGACGGCGTCATCGAGGCGAACGCCAATTTCGCCACGGATGAGGGCTCCGTCGAGTACAACCCTGACGAGGTATCGCTTGCAGAGATTTACGAGACGATCGAGGACGCCGGCTACGGTGCGGTGTCTGACACGGTGACCATAGGCATCTCCGACATGACCTGTGCCAACTGTGTACAGACGAACGAGACCGCGCTCGAGAACACGCCGGGTGTTATCGCGGCCGAGGCAAACTTCGCCACCGACGAAGCGCAGGTCAGGTACAACCCTGCGGACACGTCCCTCGACGCGCTCTACGACGCTATCGAGGACGCTGGTTACTCGCCGGTCCGTGAAGACAGCGACAGCGGTGAATCGGGTGAAGATGCTCGGGACGCTGCACGACAGGGAGAGATTCGAAAACAGCTTCGACTGACGCTGTTCGGAGCCGCGCTGTCGGCCCCGATGCTGTTTTTCCTCGCAGAGAAGTTTCTGCTCGGCGGGGGAATTCTCCCGGAGACGGTCTTCGGCGTCGAATTTGGGTGGGTTGAGTTCCTGCTGGCGACACCCGTTCAGGCCGTGCTTGGCTGGCCGTTCTACAAGAACTCCTACAACGCGCTGGTCAACAACAGGCGCGCCAACATGGACGTTCTCATCGCACTGGGTTCGTCCACTGCGTATTTTTACTCCGTTGCAGTACTTGCCGGACTGATCGCGGGAAGCTTGTACTTCGACACTGCCGCGCTCATCCTGGTGTTCATCACCCTTGGGAACTACCTCGAAGCCCGCTCGAAAGGGCAGGCAGGCGACGCCCTTCGGAAGCTCCTCGAAATGGAGGCCGAGACGGCCACCGTTGTCGACGAGGACGGTACCGAAGTGGAAGTGCCACTCGAAGATGTCACAGTCGGCGACCGCATGAAGGTCCGTCCAGGCGAGCAGATCCCGACCGACGGCGTCGTCATCGACGGCCAGAGCGCCGTTGACGAGTCGATGGTCACCGGCGAGTCGGTCCCCGTCGAAAAAGGCGAGGGCGACGAGGTTGTTGGCTCAACGATCAACGAGAACGGTGTGCTCGTCGTCGAGGCGACGAAGGTCGGAAAGGACACCGCCCTCCAGCAGATCGTTCAGACAGTCAAGGAGGCCCAGTCCCGCCAGCCAGACATCCAGAACCTCGCCGACCGCATCTCGGCGTACTTCGTCCCAGCAGTCATCGCGAACGCGTTGCTGTGGGGCACTGTGTGGTTCCTCTTCCCCGAAGCACTCGCCGGATTCGTCGACTGGCTCCCGCTCTGGGGAGCGGTCGCTGGCGGACCAGCCGTGGCTGGTGGCACTGTCTCAGTCTTCGAGTTCGCGCTCATCGTCTTCGCGTCGTCCGTGTTGATCGCCTGTCCCTGTGCGCTGGGGTTAGCGACGCCTGCTGCAACGATGGTTGGGACGACGATCGGTGCCCAGAACGGCGTCCTGTTCAAGGGCGGTGACATCCTCGAACGGGCGAAAGACGTCGACACGGTCGTCTTCGACAAGACGGGTACGCTGACGAAAGGCGAGATGGAACTGACCGACGTCGTCGTCTTCGATGGCGACAGACAGTCTATCACAGACGGCGGCGACACCGCTGCCGATGGCGGCCAACTAACCGCACGTGACCGCCTCAACGAAAACGACGTGTTGCGGCTCGCGGCCACGGCCGAGAGCGGGAGCGAACACCCGCTCGCCCGGGCCATCGTCGACGGAGCCAGAGACCGCGGCATCGACGTGAGCGACCCCGACAACTTCGAGAATGTCCCTGGCCACGGTATCAAAGCGACCGTCGGCGAGAATGAGGTGCTGGTCGGAAACCGAAAGCTCCTCCGCGACAACGGGATCGACCCCTCGCCCGCTCAGGAGACGATGGAGCGCCTCGAGAACGAGGGGAAGACGGCGATGCTCGTCGCCTACGAGGGCGAACTCGTCGGTGTGGTCGCTGACGCCGACACGATCAAGGAAACTGCGACCGAGGCCGTGAGCCAACTGCAGGAGCGCGGCGTCGACGTGATGATGATCACCGGCGACAACGAGCGGACTGCTCGTGCCGTCGCCGAGCAGGTTGGGATCGACCCCGAGAATGTCCGCGCGGAGGTTCTTCCCGAGGACAAATCCGATGCCATCGAGGCCATTCAGGACGAAGGTCGCAAGGCGATGATGGTGGGCGACGGCGTCAACGACGCGCCCGCGCTCGCAGTCGCCCACGTCGGGACCGCCATCGGGAGCGGGACGGACGTCGCCATCGAAGCGGCGGACGTGACGCTGATGCGCGACGATCCACTAGACGTGGTGAAGGCCATTCGAATCTCGGACGCGACACTCCAGAAGATCAAGCAGAACCTCGTGTGGGCGCTTGGTTACAACACGGCGATGATCCCGTTGGCTTCACTCGGGCTGCTCCAGCCCGTCCTCGCAGCCGGCGCGATGGCCTTCTCGAGTGTGTCGGTGCTGTCGAACAGTCTACTGTTCCGTCGGTACACTCCAGATCACGATTACGAGCTCCTCGGCCGCCTTCGCTGAACATCACCTGCTCGACCCATGTCCAATATTTCTCGCCAAACAGTGCACGCGTATCTCGTCGAGATGGCCAGCTCCGAGCCGACGTACCTCCGTGCTCGGGAGATTGCCAATGATTTAGACGCATCACCGAAAGCTGTCGCACAGTATCTCAGTCAGCTCCAAGAGACCTCGTCGACGTATCGATCGAACAGCGGCCTGCTCATGGCGCTCTTGGGCGTGATAGTCGTGGTCCCCGGAGAGACTCGAAATACAGGAAATTAACCGAGAAGATATCGAGTCCAGGGATACCGTTCAACGAGCGGCACTCCACCGACCTCGTACTGTTCGATATACGCATCGAGCCCTAGTATCCGTCCAGCGCCGAACGCGGCGACAGAGAGGAACACGAGCATGTACGCGAAATCCCCGTTGATGTAGCCGTGTGCGACGTCCCAGTTGCCGAAGTAGAACATGAGCATCATAAACGCCCCCCAGAACGCAGCGAGCCGAGTGAGCACGCCGAATAACAATCCGAGGCCGATAAGCACCTCACCCCACGGCACTGCGACGTTCACGAAGTCAACGAACCACGGCGTGTTCCCCATCGCAACGAACAAATCTGCAAGCGGACTCCCGCTGTTCGGGACGGCCCCTGTTAGATAGCCGCCGGCACTAAAACTCCCCGAGAGAACCTTGTCAAGTCCACTCTGGAAAAACGCAATTCCCATCATCAACCGAAGCGCGAAGATAAACCAGACACTCAGCGTGTGTAGTCGACCGCTTGCGGTGAACCCCCCGATCGTACTTTCTAGCTGGACTTCGTGCGATGCCATATTATGGGCTGACTCTCGGACGACAAATAAACCCAGGCAGTACTTTGCCTCCTCAGTATCTCTAAATAGAGGCCAGCAGCCAGACACGTCACAAAGTCAGTTTCACCAGCAGCATTCTTCGTAGTGCTCGGAAAATGGCGATTCTCTGGAGAGAGGCGGCTACTCCTCGCTGAGTAATCGACGGAGCACCAGATGGAGGATGCCGCCATTTTCGACGTATCGAACGGCTGCAGGCGTCCCAACCTGTGCCGTGACTGGGAATTCGACGGTCGAGCCATCGGCACGTTCTGCGACGACGGTGAGATCGTCGTTCACGTTTAGGCCGTCGTCTAGGCCGTGAATCGCGATCCGTTCCGATCCATCGAGGTCGAGCGACTCCCACGAGTCATCGTCGACGAACTGGAGCGGCAAGACACCCATCCCGACGAGGTTGTCACGGAAGATGCGCTCGTAGCTCTCGGCGATCGTCGCACGGACACCCAGCAGATCCGTTCCCTTTGCCGCCCAGTCCCGGCTCGACCCTGTTCCAAGCTCCTCGCCGGCGAACACGACGAGGGGCGTGTCGTCCTCGCGATAGCGGCGGCTGGCTTCGAAGACCGTCGTCTGGTCGTCGGTTGGGTGATGGATCGTGTAGCCGCCTTCGACGTCGTCAAGCATCTGGTTCTCGATGCGAACGTTGGCGAAGGTGCCGCGCATCATCACCTCGTGGTTGCCCCGGCGAGCGCCGTACGTGTTGAACTCGTGGGGTTCGACGCCCTGTTCAACGAGCCACTCTCCGGCCGGTTGCTCACGGCTGAACGGCCCGGCTGGACTGATGTGATCGGTCGTGACCGTATCACCGAGCAGCATCAACGTACGGGCGTCTTCGACGTCTGCGACGCCCGGCTTCTCCAGCGGGAAATCCCTGAAGAACGGTGGCTCGCGGATGTACGTTGAGGAGTCGTCCCACTCGTAGACGTCACCGGTCGGTGCGTCGAGCGCCGCCCACCGCTCGTCACCTTCGAACACTTCGGCGTACTTCTCCTCGAACATCGAGGAATCGACACTGTCGTGGACCGCCGCGTGGATCTCGTCAGCGCCGGGCCAGATGTCAGAGAGGTAGACCAGATTGCCGTCGTCGTCGGTGCCGAGCGGATCGTGTTCGAGATCGATATCCATGCGCCCGGCGAGTCCGTAGGCGACCACGAGCGGCGGACTGGCGAGGTAGTTCGCT
Above is a genomic segment from Natronorubrum aibiense containing:
- a CDS encoding serine-rich family protein; translation: MVDDQSNRDGLKRRGYLKGVVGTGLGIGILSMSTATTHASDDENDTEDDAENKGNTHNVDGDSVYLVFGADTSEDDLDAWVAEHKDEITEGSRDSITQVVQYHDVSQLNVNQQATAVSIAIDDGEATAIQQANQNNNNTQKGHAESINISETENSETFNDVSNVYIVFAEETGYREFNGWVVRDETYQSEQSAQVTIEQSQTVNQLNYSSQSAAVAIAEGGSDAEAYQQSAQTNENYQHAEAAAVNVSSNEKETGDGQEALESVEQWQEVAQLNVSEQGVAIAIAVGSGSVAEACQVSAQCNLNEQVADATAINFEWTSADEVVANADMVGEFSDEEMNRTDDGSSQSNTQEESANITQVQSVGQENISLQNAAIAVGTDDSTATARQESYQANLNAQVASVEALNVQDSHCSATVVVSGKDTNGDKSWAIAYENGDNETAQQMATAEINQLQFIEQLNVNEQNGAIAYAANSDDAVAEQLNYQLNKNVQVAETSAVNEGEGGGKKDKGKKKKKVRKCSIENAVRR
- a CDS encoding plastocyanin/azurin family copper-binding protein — translated: MSDQPYRRHVLGIASGAIVTGLAGCLTEDDQSENDANSDEGATNSSEDLDNESNETDSTSESVAEVTMVTNDSGTHFEPHVAEIELGETITWTLESGSHTTTAYAPANDKPQRIPDDAKAWDSGEIDDQGATFEHTFETEGVYDYYCRPHENTGMLGCVVVGDPQLDDQPGMAEPQSELPDGTHEKIRELNEMVRSGGDSGHGGHESSEGGDGSHDDDH
- a CDS encoding heavy metal translocating P-type ATPase, which encodes MSNHIDHERTRDASSETNSERPVYCCRICQLEADGRRRATDPSSTTEPPHSSEHTNHDRTGETTTEPGSTDEHAHHNPEAEPGHSHAHTGEGEHDHDAHDQGADVHEGRHEDHAAHTDHTGHEQMFRRRFWVSLVLSVPVIFFSEFIQDVFGYTAPSFPGSVWITPVLSVVIFAYGGVPFLSMARTELENREPGMMMLISLAITVAFVYSIASLFLEGTTPFFWELVTLIDIMLLGHWMEMRSVRQASGALDELAKLMPDTAERVTESGDTEEVPVDELSEDDVVLVRPGASVPADGEVAEGESSVDESMITGESRSVGKEPGSEVVAGTVNQDGSLRIRITKTGEETTLAGIMRLVDEARQSKSRTQLLADRAAGWLFYVALAVAGITAVAWIVAVGFNIGVLERVVTVLVIACPHALGLAVPLVVAINTSTAAQNGMLIRDRIAMEESRNLDTVMFDKTGTLTKGEQGVVDVETAGDWSEERVFEIAAGVEGDSEHMIARAIRDAAEEREVQRASVSNFENLRGLGVRATVDGKTVHLGGPNLIEKLGIERPDDIAAFAEEAGSNAQTIIYLVHDESEIAAAFALADVIREESRQAIEALHGMGIEVAMLTGDSEDVARAVSEELGIDQYFAEVLPEEKDTKVERLQSEGKFVAMVGDGVNDAPALTRADVGIAIGSGTDVAIESGDIILVDNNPVDVVRLIRLSKASYRKMQENLVWATGYNVFALPLAAGILAPIGILLSPAIGAVFMSLSTIIVAINARRLGNVDLSLPA
- a CDS encoding heavy-metal-associated domain-containing protein, coding for MSQTITVAGMTCGHCEQTVEEALQGVSSVTDATADREAEQASVDGDADVTALVQAVEDAGYTAHA
- a CDS encoding AsnC family transcriptional regulator; its protein translation is MRDLDETDMEILSQLAENARRPFSAIGEEVGLSGPAVSDRVTRLQETGVINHFTIDVDRTKLRAGVPVLVQLDNPSESFDAVRERVRNDDAVEHMFITSEGDLWFYGRAEAQNVRVWVNTLLDGADSVDYTVTLVDEVEWTPSIDGVEFALTCAECSNTVDSEGETSRIGGELYHFCCPSCQSRFKDRHQRLEEGV
- a CDS encoding heavy metal translocating P-type ATPase; amino-acid sequence: METRTAHLDITGMTCANCSGTVSDALESLDGVIEANANFATDEGSVEYNPDEVSLAEIYETIEDAGYGAVSDTVTIGISDMTCANCVQTNETALENTPGVIAAEANFATDEAQVRYNPADTSLDALYDAIEDAGYSPVREDSDSGESGEDARDAARQGEIRKQLRLTLFGAALSAPMLFFLAEKFLLGGGILPETVFGVEFGWVEFLLATPVQAVLGWPFYKNSYNALVNNRRANMDVLIALGSSTAYFYSVAVLAGLIAGSLYFDTAALILVFITLGNYLEARSKGQAGDALRKLLEMEAETATVVDEDGTEVEVPLEDVTVGDRMKVRPGEQIPTDGVVIDGQSAVDESMVTGESVPVEKGEGDEVVGSTINENGVLVVEATKVGKDTALQQIVQTVKEAQSRQPDIQNLADRISAYFVPAVIANALLWGTVWFLFPEALAGFVDWLPLWGAVAGGPAVAGGTVSVFEFALIVFASSVLIACPCALGLATPAATMVGTTIGAQNGVLFKGGDILERAKDVDTVVFDKTGTLTKGEMELTDVVVFDGDRQSITDGGDTAADGGQLTARDRLNENDVLRLAATAESGSEHPLARAIVDGARDRGIDVSDPDNFENVPGHGIKATVGENEVLVGNRKLLRDNGIDPSPAQETMERLENEGKTAMLVAYEGELVGVVADADTIKETATEAVSQLQERGVDVMMITGDNERTARAVAEQVGIDPENVRAEVLPEDKSDAIEAIQDEGRKAMMVGDGVNDAPALAVAHVGTAIGSGTDVAIEAADVTLMRDDPLDVVKAIRISDATLQKIKQNLVWALGYNTAMIPLASLGLLQPVLAAGAMAFSSVSVLSNSLLFRRYTPDHDYELLGRLR
- a CDS encoding DoxX family protein; protein product: MASHEVQLESTIGGFTASGRLHTLSVWFIFALRLMMGIAFFQSGLDKVLSGSFSAGGYLTGAVPNSGSPLADLFVAMGNTPWFVDFVNVAVPWGEVLIGLGLLFGVLTRLAAFWGAFMMLMFYFGNWDVAHGYINGDFAYMLVFLSVAAFGAGRILGLDAYIEQYEVGGVPLVERYPWTRYLLG